In Geotalea uraniireducens, one genomic interval encodes:
- the flgF gene encoding flagellar basal-body rod protein FlgF → MSITSAMYTGISGLSANGEAMSVIGNNISNINTTGFKSGRMLFSDVLSSTISGGSQIGRGVQIQAVQNNFSQGSFESTQSSTDLAIQGNSFFMVQNDSGRYYTRAGAFNFDKDNILVNPDGYQVLGYGIVPSSGQSDGVLQPIDLTSFATTPPKQTTAVNMVVNLDSTQTTPTLAWDPTNPVATSNFSSSMSVYDSQGNAHTATVYYRKTGANAWDWHVLIPDATAGSPIDGTLTFDATGALTGQTPASSAAQAITFPGGVAASNITFDMGVNSSTQYASASSVSSQSQDGYYQGTLTKVTIDDKGFVNGVYSNGQLQKLYQVALASFSSPDGLSKVGGTLFEETLDSGQPLVASASTPGVGKILSNSLEQSNVDMASEFVKMITTQRGYSANSKTITTADEMLQEVLNLKR, encoded by the coding sequence ATGAGTATCACTTCCGCAATGTATACCGGTATCAGCGGCCTTTCCGCCAATGGTGAGGCAATGTCCGTCATCGGTAACAACATTTCCAACATCAACACCACCGGCTTCAAGTCGGGCCGGATGCTCTTCTCCGATGTCCTTTCCAGCACCATCAGTGGCGGCTCCCAGATCGGCCGCGGCGTCCAGATTCAGGCGGTGCAGAACAACTTCAGCCAGGGTTCTTTCGAGAGCACCCAGAGTTCCACCGATCTGGCGATCCAGGGGAACTCGTTCTTCATGGTGCAGAACGACAGCGGGCGCTACTACACCCGTGCCGGCGCCTTCAACTTCGACAAGGACAATATTCTGGTCAATCCCGACGGCTATCAGGTCCTCGGCTACGGGATCGTTCCCTCGTCCGGCCAGTCCGACGGTGTCCTTCAACCGATCGATCTGACCAGCTTCGCCACGACGCCACCGAAACAGACCACGGCGGTCAATATGGTGGTCAATCTTGATTCGACCCAGACCACGCCGACTCTTGCCTGGGACCCGACCAATCCAGTGGCGACCTCCAACTTCTCCAGCAGTATGTCGGTATACGATTCCCAGGGGAATGCCCATACCGCTACCGTCTATTACCGTAAAACCGGCGCCAATGCGTGGGACTGGCATGTGCTGATTCCCGATGCCACCGCGGGCAGCCCCATCGACGGCACCTTGACCTTCGATGCTACCGGAGCTCTGACGGGCCAGACTCCGGCCTCCTCGGCCGCTCAGGCCATCACTTTCCCCGGCGGGGTCGCCGCCAGCAATATTACGTTTGATATGGGGGTCAACAGCTCGACCCAGTACGCGAGTGCTTCGAGCGTCTCTTCACAGTCTCAGGACGGCTACTACCAGGGGACGCTGACCAAAGTGACCATCGACGATAAGGGCTTCGTCAACGGCGTTTACTCCAATGGTCAACTCCAGAAGCTTTACCAGGTGGCATTGGCTAGCTTCTCCTCACCGGACGGGCTTTCCAAGGTCGGCGGTACTCTCTTCGAAGAGACCCTCGACTCCGGCCAGCCGCTCGTCGCCTCGGCCAGCACCCCGGGGGTCGGCAAAATCCTCTCCAACTCCCTCGAGCAGTCGAATGTCGACATGGCGTCGGAGTTCGTTAAGATGATCACTACCCAGCGGGGCTATTCGGCCAACTCCAAGACGATTACCACTGCCGACGAGATGCTCCAGGAAGTTCTCAACCTCAAACGCTGA
- a CDS encoding flagellar basal body-associated FliL family protein — translation MASSDEKSPAEGAPKDNKKMIFIIIGAAVVVVALAFVFLSGGKKDNKAAAPAEAKVEQKAEGGEGGKDGANGGAASNIFPMEPFIVNIYDGQELRYLRVKVEFETAGPGVKPQIEARQAPLRDAILVLLTTKTLQDIQDLQGKNQLRDEIMTAANKILPPGTINKVYFTDFVVQ, via the coding sequence ATGGCTTCCAGTGATGAAAAGTCGCCGGCAGAAGGCGCTCCGAAAGACAACAAAAAAATGATTTTTATCATCATCGGCGCGGCAGTGGTTGTCGTTGCCCTTGCGTTCGTCTTTCTCTCCGGCGGCAAAAAGGATAATAAGGCTGCTGCCCCTGCCGAGGCTAAAGTGGAGCAGAAAGCGGAAGGCGGCGAGGGGGGCAAGGACGGCGCGAATGGTGGTGCGGCCAGCAATATTTTCCCCATGGAGCCGTTCATCGTCAACATCTACGATGGTCAGGAGCTTCGCTATCTGCGGGTTAAGGTCGAGTTCGAAACGGCCGGCCCCGGCGTCAAGCCTCAGATTGAAGCCCGCCAGGCTCCGTTGCGCGATGCCATCCTGGTCCTGTTGACCACCAAGACCCTCCAGGATATCCAGGACCTGCAGGGCAAAAACCAGTTGCGTGACGAGATTATGACCGCGGCCAATAAAATCCTGCCGCCCGGCACCATCAACAAAGTCTATTTCACCGATTTCGTGGTTCAGTGA
- the fliM gene encoding flagellar motor switch protein FliM, which translates to MERILTKQEIESLLAAVFDGRIEPDKELAKEQGVVHTYDLFNSESHKGLVPNLDIIYDSFIRYQRGTLSNRLGRIIEIKKVGAGSYKFDDFIQTLPSPVCMAIYKADPLKGAALIAIDSPLVFTIVDCILGGTGNSAVPSTNRMFTSIEVSLVSKVVKDALADLEKAWAPLYPAKMSLLRMEMNPRLVNIVPPEYQVVTMDLEIHIDDIVGRMIFAVPYMTIEPIRDKLKSGTQFDLMAIDPQWSYRLSTELLEAPLDLAVEVGSAVISMNDLLNLTVGDTIMLGTPCHSDLVVKVSGVPKFTGAPGLRHGNKALQITNIIDKGGKQ; encoded by the coding sequence ATGGAGAGAATTCTCACCAAGCAAGAGATCGAGTCACTGCTGGCCGCCGTCTTCGACGGCCGGATCGAGCCGGACAAGGAACTGGCCAAGGAACAGGGCGTAGTGCATACTTACGATCTGTTCAATAGCGAGTCCCATAAGGGGTTGGTGCCGAATCTGGATATCATCTACGACAGCTTCATCCGCTATCAGCGGGGGACTCTGTCGAACCGGCTCGGGCGAATCATCGAGATCAAGAAAGTCGGCGCGGGATCATATAAGTTCGACGATTTTATTCAGACGCTGCCGTCGCCGGTCTGTATGGCCATCTACAAGGCCGATCCTCTCAAGGGGGCGGCGCTGATAGCGATTGACAGCCCGCTGGTTTTCACCATCGTCGACTGTATCCTCGGGGGTACCGGTAACTCGGCAGTGCCGAGCACCAACCGGATGTTCACCTCCATCGAGGTTTCGCTGGTGTCGAAAGTGGTCAAAGACGCCCTGGCTGACCTTGAGAAAGCCTGGGCACCCCTCTACCCGGCGAAGATGAGCCTGCTCAGGATGGAGATGAACCCTCGGCTGGTTAATATCGTCCCGCCGGAGTACCAAGTCGTGACGATGGATCTGGAAATCCATATTGACGACATTGTCGGCAGAATGATTTTCGCCGTTCCCTACATGACCATCGAGCCGATCAGGGATAAGCTCAAGTCCGGGACCCAGTTCGACCTGATGGCCATCGATCCTCAGTGGTCCTACCGTCTGTCGACGGAACTTCTGGAGGCGCCCCTCGATCTGGCGGTGGAAGTCGGCAGTGCGGTCATCAGCATGAATGACCTGCTCAACCTAACGGTCGGCGACACGATCATGCTGGGCACGCCGTGTCACAGCGACTTGGTCGTCAAGGTCAGCGGCGTGCCGAAGTTTACGGGCGCTCCGGGACTGCGGCACGGCAACAAGGCGCTGCAGATAACCAACATTATCGATAAAGGGGGGAAGCAGTGA
- the fliN gene encoding flagellar motor switch protein FliN, with the protein MSDLEKEESKDGELDKKNLEFILDIPLQLTVELGRTKILVKDVLQLNQGAVVELTKLAGEPLDVFVNSKLVARGEAVVVNEKFGVRLVDIVSPNERVEKVL; encoded by the coding sequence GTGAGCGACCTCGAAAAAGAAGAGAGCAAAGACGGCGAACTGGACAAGAAGAACCTTGAGTTCATTCTTGATATCCCTCTGCAGCTGACGGTGGAACTGGGACGGACCAAAATCCTGGTAAAGGATGTGTTACAGCTTAACCAAGGGGCGGTGGTGGAACTGACCAAACTGGCGGGCGAGCCCCTGGACGTGTTTGTCAACTCCAAACTGGTCGCCCGGGGGGAAGCGGTGGTGGTCAACGAGAAATTCGGCGTCCGGCTGGTCGATATCGTCAGCCCGAACGAACGGGTGGAGAAAGTACTATGA
- the fliO gene encoding flagellar biosynthetic protein FliO, whose translation MKRFAAVVAVLAVPAVVLAADQQPGGGGFSFLAVFLQMLASLALVLGVLFLFYYVTNRWFKLGAVAKTGERHIRLVETRYLAPKKSLVLVEVAGEYLLLGSSGDRLNFIKQIDILEEIEVVEDETKRPPFATVFQGTFDAVAAKITAMKQGRADTVARHLRRS comes from the coding sequence ATGAAACGGTTTGCTGCGGTGGTGGCGGTGCTGGCCGTCCCCGCCGTTGTCCTGGCTGCTGATCAGCAGCCGGGAGGGGGTGGTTTCAGCTTTCTGGCCGTTTTCCTGCAAATGCTTGCTTCCCTGGCCCTGGTTCTCGGGGTCCTTTTTCTATTTTACTACGTCACCAACCGCTGGTTCAAGCTGGGGGCAGTCGCCAAAACGGGGGAGCGGCACATCCGCCTCGTCGAAACCCGTTATCTGGCGCCCAAGAAGTCGCTGGTGCTGGTTGAGGTTGCCGGCGAATACCTGCTGCTCGGTTCCAGCGGTGATCGGCTGAACTTCATCAAGCAAATCGACATCCTGGAAGAGATCGAGGTGGTCGAGGACGAAACGAAACGTCCGCCGTTCGCTACCGTCTTCCAGGGCACGTTTGACGCCGTCGCGGCAAAAATCACCGCCATGAAGCAGGGCCGGGCCGACACTGTCGCCCGCCACCTTCGCCGTTCATAG
- the fliP gene encoding flagellar type III secretion system pore protein FliP (The bacterial flagellar biogenesis protein FliP forms a type III secretion system (T3SS)-type pore required for flagellar assembly.), with protein MSKRFRQLFIIVFILLGIAGLAAAAEPVGLPTLSIGVGKATKPGDFSTVIQIFFLMTVLSLAPGLLMMTTSFTRIVVVLSFLRNAMGTQQSPPNQIIIALAMFLTFFVMTPVWQQVKTQAIEPYRAQQITQQEALQRGVVPMRKFMLSQTREKDLALFINLSKMPRPRNADDIPTTTLIPAFMISELRTAFQIGFLIYIPFLVIDMVVASVLMSMGMMMLPPVMISLPFKILLFVLVDGWGLVIGSLVKSFG; from the coding sequence ATGTCGAAACGTTTCCGTCAGCTATTCATAATCGTGTTCATCCTGCTCGGCATTGCCGGGCTGGCCGCTGCGGCTGAGCCCGTCGGACTGCCGACGCTCAGCATCGGTGTCGGAAAGGCAACCAAGCCGGGGGATTTTTCCACTGTCATCCAGATTTTCTTCCTGATGACGGTTTTGTCACTGGCGCCGGGTTTGCTGATGATGACGACCTCCTTTACCAGAATCGTCGTCGTCCTCTCGTTTCTCCGCAATGCCATGGGAACCCAGCAGTCGCCGCCCAACCAGATCATTATTGCCCTGGCGATGTTTCTCACATTCTTCGTCATGACGCCGGTCTGGCAGCAGGTCAAGACCCAGGCGATCGAACCGTACCGCGCTCAGCAGATTACCCAGCAGGAGGCACTTCAGCGGGGCGTGGTGCCGATGCGCAAGTTCATGCTCTCTCAGACCAGGGAGAAAGACCTTGCACTCTTCATTAATCTCTCGAAGATGCCGCGGCCCCGCAATGCCGACGATATTCCGACCACGACCCTGATTCCGGCATTCATGATCTCTGAGCTGCGTACTGCCTTCCAGATCGGCTTTTTGATCTATATTCCCTTTCTGGTCATCGATATGGTAGTGGCGTCGGTCCTGATGTCGATGGGGATGATGATGCTGCCGCCGGTAATGATTTCGCTGCCGTTCAAAATCCTGCTCTTTGTCCTGGTGGATGGCTGGGGGCTGGTTATTGGCTCGCTGGTCAAGAGTTTCGGCTAG
- the fliQ gene encoding flagellar biosynthesis protein FliQ, producing the protein MTPELVVQLARRSFEVTLLLSAPLLIAGLVIGLLISIFQAVTSIQEATLAFAPKIIAVMLALVIFFPWMMSYMGDFTREVYTMIATMRN; encoded by the coding sequence ATGACTCCTGAACTTGTCGTGCAGCTTGCCCGGCGCAGCTTTGAAGTGACTTTGCTGTTGTCGGCCCCGCTGTTGATCGCCGGTCTGGTGATCGGTCTGCTGATCAGTATCTTTCAGGCAGTGACTTCAATCCAGGAAGCGACCCTGGCCTTCGCGCCGAAGATTATTGCCGTGATGCTGGCACTGGTAATCTTCTTCCCTTGGATGATGAGCTATATGGGCGATTTCACCCGTGAGGTCTATACGATGATCGCCACGATGCGTAACTGA
- the fliR gene encoding flagellar biosynthetic protein FliR, which yields MFPLATPFPTPHEVAFFALVLGRMAGIFSSIPLFGGRRVPMNIKVVVVFAMTLVCYPIVKAKAPQIPDDALAFAMLMIQETLVGICLGILSLVVFAAVEFCGQIVGVQMGFSIVTEFDPAQGSQMSIMSVFQEMLATLLFVTLGVHHLFISALVDSYNVLPVGTWHMSEELLQFLTVTMGEVFVLAVKLAAPVMVSLLATTVVIGIMARSFPQMNVFIVTMPLNIGIGFLILGFSIAVFFHTLQGAFGNLQLQLQTLFRLMGPGG from the coding sequence ATGTTTCCCTTAGCCACCCCTTTTCCCACGCCCCACGAGGTCGCCTTTTTCGCTCTTGTCCTTGGGCGGATGGCGGGCATCTTTTCCTCCATCCCGCTCTTCGGTGGCCGGCGGGTACCGATGAACATCAAGGTCGTGGTTGTCTTTGCCATGACCCTTGTCTGCTATCCGATCGTCAAGGCGAAGGCCCCGCAAATTCCAGACGACGCCTTGGCCTTCGCCATGCTGATGATTCAGGAGACTCTGGTCGGTATCTGTCTCGGCATTCTCTCTCTGGTGGTCTTTGCCGCCGTTGAATTCTGTGGCCAGATTGTCGGCGTTCAGATGGGCTTTTCCATCGTTACCGAGTTCGATCCGGCGCAGGGGTCGCAGATGTCGATCATGTCGGTGTTCCAGGAAATGCTGGCTACGCTACTGTTCGTCACGCTCGGGGTCCACCATCTCTTCATCAGTGCCCTGGTCGACAGCTACAATGTCTTGCCGGTCGGGACCTGGCACATGAGTGAGGAATTGCTGCAATTCCTCACTGTCACCATGGGAGAGGTGTTTGTCCTGGCGGTTAAACTCGCTGCGCCAGTGATGGTCTCACTCCTGGCGACGACGGTCGTCATCGGCATCATGGCCCGCTCGTTCCCGCAGATGAACGTCTTCATCGTCACCATGCCGCTCAATATCGGCATCGGGTTCCTGATCCTCGGCTTTTCTATTGCCGTGTTTTTTCACACCCTTCAGGGGGCATTCGGCAACTTGCAACTCCAACTCCAGACCCTGTTCAGGCTGATGGGGCCGGGAGGCTGA
- the flhB gene encoding flagellar biosynthesis protein FlhB: MSDEDKHSKTEQPTSKKLEEAKKKGVPHSRDLTSTVTLIASVIALYSTGGFMFSTLKRTSYEILSSMGTYQLTESSVYKLLLKMLLVMLSVTLPFMVVVVIAGTVTTLLQVGFSLQGERITFDLTKLDPVKNFNKLFNKDSLVEMVKALLKMAIVGYMAYKILRDEMDSIVYLTETDLTGILEFVKQISFKLVLHTCGVLLILATLDLAFVKWRFIQNLKMTKQEVKDEHKESEGDPQVKGKIRRMQFEQAQRRLRKIIPTADVIVTNPTHFAVALKYDRMTMTAPVVLAKGADYMAQQIKAIAKENSVMLVENRFLARELYAQVKEGQEVPEALYTAVAEVLAYVYSLKGKI; this comes from the coding sequence ATGTCAGACGAAGATAAACATTCAAAAACAGAACAACCCACCAGCAAAAAGCTTGAGGAAGCGAAGAAAAAGGGGGTGCCGCACAGCCGGGATCTTACCTCGACGGTGACCTTGATTGCCTCGGTCATTGCCCTTTATTCCACCGGCGGGTTCATGTTCTCCACCTTGAAGCGGACCAGTTACGAAATCCTCTCTTCAATGGGGACCTACCAGTTAACCGAATCTAGCGTCTACAAGCTGTTGCTCAAGATGTTGCTGGTCATGCTGAGCGTTACCCTGCCGTTCATGGTGGTGGTGGTAATCGCCGGGACGGTCACAACGCTCCTTCAGGTTGGATTTTCCCTCCAGGGCGAACGAATTACCTTCGATCTTACCAAACTCGATCCGGTCAAGAACTTCAACAAGCTGTTCAACAAGGATTCCCTGGTCGAGATGGTCAAGGCGCTTCTCAAGATGGCGATTGTTGGCTACATGGCTTACAAGATTCTTCGGGACGAAATGGACTCGATCGTTTACCTGACGGAGACGGACCTCACCGGGATCCTTGAATTCGTCAAGCAGATCTCTTTCAAGCTGGTGCTCCATACCTGCGGCGTACTGCTCATCCTCGCTACCCTTGATCTGGCGTTCGTCAAGTGGCGTTTCATCCAGAATCTGAAAATGACCAAACAAGAGGTCAAGGATGAACACAAGGAATCGGAAGGGGACCCGCAGGTCAAGGGGAAGATCAGGAGGATGCAGTTCGAGCAGGCCCAGCGGCGGCTGCGCAAGATCATTCCCACCGCCGACGTTATCGTGACCAACCCGACCCACTTTGCGGTGGCCCTGAAGTACGACCGCATGACCATGACGGCCCCGGTGGTCCTGGCCAAAGGGGCCGACTACATGGCACAGCAGATCAAGGCGATAGCCAAGGAAAACAGCGTCATGCTGGTGGAAAACCGCTTCCTTGCCCGGGAGTTGTATGCCCAGGTGAAGGAGGGACAAGAGGTTCCCGAAGCCCTTTATACTGCCGTGGCGGAGGTTTTGGCGTATGTCTACAGTCTCAAGGGCAAAATCTAG
- a CDS encoding LysR substrate-binding domain-containing protein: MAITLRQLEVFEKLASCGHATRAGESLLLSQAAVSMAIAELERLTGGPLFERRGRRLVLNERGRMLLPEARQVLQRVATVEKILLESAEEPAGVLQVGASTTIGNYLLPSLMGHFAERYPRARVLLQVGNTHQVEKAVEEGALDLGLIEGSCQSRELEQIPWRGDELVVVAGPSHPWSGERRADLALLAGASWIVREKGSGTREVFEQAMLECGIDWSVALELGHTEAIKRGVEAGLGVSCLSRLAVARELDHGWLVEVVTPLALRRTLMLLHRPSRYRTPLFSAFLAMLAAAGDRRKDEPA, from the coding sequence ATGGCAATAACATTACGTCAACTGGAAGTGTTCGAAAAATTGGCATCCTGCGGTCACGCAACCCGGGCTGGGGAATCGCTTTTGCTCAGTCAGGCGGCGGTCAGTATGGCCATTGCCGAACTGGAACGGCTGACCGGCGGACCACTTTTCGAGCGCCGCGGGCGCCGGCTGGTACTCAACGAACGAGGCCGGATGCTTTTGCCTGAGGCCCGGCAGGTTCTGCAGCGGGTAGCGACGGTCGAGAAGATCTTGTTAGAGTCGGCGGAAGAGCCGGCCGGGGTGCTGCAGGTCGGGGCCAGTACCACCATCGGCAATTATCTGCTGCCGAGTCTGATGGGGCATTTTGCCGAACGGTATCCCAGGGCTCGGGTCCTGTTGCAGGTGGGCAACACCCACCAAGTGGAAAAGGCGGTGGAAGAGGGGGCATTGGATCTGGGGCTGATCGAAGGTTCCTGCCAGAGCCGTGAACTGGAGCAAATTCCCTGGCGCGGCGATGAACTGGTGGTGGTTGCAGGGCCTTCCCATCCCTGGAGTGGCGAGCGGCGGGCCGATCTGGCGCTCCTGGCCGGTGCGTCATGGATCGTCCGGGAGAAGGGGTCGGGGACCCGCGAGGTCTTCGAACAAGCAATGCTGGAATGTGGGATCGACTGGTCCGTGGCGCTTGAGTTGGGGCACACCGAAGCGATCAAGCGGGGGGTGGAGGCGGGTCTCGGGGTAAGCTGCCTGTCACGGCTGGCCGTGGCGCGTGAACTGGATCACGGGTGGCTGGTGGAAGTGGTGACCCCCCTGGCGCTGCGGCGGACGCTGATGCTGCTTCATCGGCCGAGTCGCTACCGGACGCCGCTGTTCAGCGCGTTTCTTGCCATGCTTGCGGCGGCGGGAGACCGGCGGAAGGATGAGCCGGCATAG
- a CDS encoding cytochrome-c peroxidase → MKRAQGLFKPIPAKAPAMKGNPANPTKVTLGKMLYFDPRLSASQLISCNTCHNVGLAGGDLQETAIGHGWQKGPRNSPTVLNAVFNIAQFWDGRAEDLEAQAKGPVQASVEMNNKPDRLVETLKSIPGYAPLFKKAFPGQREPITFDNVAKAIEVYEATLLTPDAPFDHYLKGNHKALSAKQQEGLALFISKGCAACHNGINVGGGGYFPFGVHEVPGTDIRPVADTGRFKVTNTASDKYVFRSPSLRNVALTPPYFHSGKVWKLEDAVKIMGSAQLGISLNEAEATSITAFLTSLTGKQPKEVYPILPPNSDTTPHPITN, encoded by the coding sequence ATGAAACGGGCGCAAGGCCTTTTCAAGCCGATCCCGGCAAAGGCCCCCGCTATGAAAGGCAATCCTGCCAATCCCACCAAGGTTACGTTGGGCAAGATGCTTTACTTCGATCCCCGGTTATCGGCATCCCAGTTAATCAGCTGCAATACCTGCCACAACGTCGGGCTGGCGGGCGGCGATCTTCAGGAAACCGCCATCGGCCACGGCTGGCAGAAAGGACCGCGCAACTCGCCAACCGTTCTGAATGCGGTATTCAACATCGCCCAGTTCTGGGACGGCCGGGCGGAGGATCTGGAAGCCCAGGCCAAGGGACCGGTCCAGGCATCGGTGGAAATGAACAATAAGCCGGATCGGCTAGTTGAGACCCTGAAGAGCATCCCGGGTTACGCTCCGCTGTTCAAAAAGGCCTTCCCCGGTCAGCGGGAACCGATCACCTTCGACAACGTCGCCAAAGCCATCGAAGTCTATGAAGCGACGCTCCTCACCCCCGACGCCCCGTTCGACCATTACCTGAAGGGAAACCACAAGGCGCTTTCCGCCAAACAGCAGGAGGGGCTCGCCCTCTTCATCAGCAAAGGGTGCGCTGCCTGCCACAACGGCATCAACGTCGGTGGCGGCGGTTATTTCCCGTTTGGCGTCCACGAGGTCCCCGGCACCGATATCAGACCGGTGGCGGATACCGGCCGCTTCAAGGTAACCAACACCGCCAGCGACAAGTACGTTTTCCGGTCACCCTCGCTGCGCAACGTTGCCTTGACCCCCCCCTACTTCCATTCGGGCAAGGTCTGGAAACTGGAAGATGCCGTCAAGATCATGGGTTCCGCCCAGCTCGGCATCTCGCTGAACGAGGCAGAGGCAACGTCGATCACAGCATTCCTCACCAGCCTCACCGGCAAGCAACCGAAGGAGGTCTATCCGATCCTGCCACCCAATTCGGATACTACCCCCCATCCAATAACCAACTGA